A portion of the Hoylesella buccalis ATCC 35310 genome contains these proteins:
- the frr gene encoding ribosome recycling factor yields MIDVKSTLQSAEERMQMATTFLEEQLNRIRAGRANVAILDGVMVSSYGSMVPLNQVANVSVPDARTIAIKPWDKKAIRDIEKAIMDSDVGITPENNGEIIRLGIPQPTEERRRDLVKQCNKIGEKSKIEVRNVRSEIKDKLKKAIKDGLSEDAGKDAENELQKIHDKFIKQVDSLLEDKTKEIMTV; encoded by the coding sequence ATGATTGACGTAAAATCTACATTACAAAGCGCCGAAGAGCGCATGCAGATGGCTACCACATTTTTAGAAGAGCAATTGAACCGCATTCGTGCGGGACGCGCAAACGTAGCTATCTTGGACGGAGTGATGGTCAGTTCGTACGGATCCATGGTTCCTCTCAACCAAGTTGCCAATGTCTCTGTACCTGATGCGCGCACCATCGCCATCAAACCGTGGGACAAAAAGGCTATCCGGGACATCGAAAAGGCCATCATGGATTCTGACGTGGGCATCACACCAGAGAACAATGGCGAGATTATCCGTCTGGGTATCCCCCAACCTACCGAGGAACGTCGTCGTGATTTGGTGAAACAGTGCAACAAGATTGGTGAAAAATCGAAGATTGAAGTGCGCAACGTGCGCTCTGAAATTAAAGACAAACTCAAGAAAGCCATTAAAGACGGACTGTCTGAAGATGCGGGAAAGGACGCTGAGAACGAGTTGCAAAAGATTCACGACAAGTTCATCAAGCAGGTAGACAGTCTGCTGGAAGACAAGACAAAAGAAATTATGACGGTGTAG